DNA from Burkholderiales bacterium:
CGTGCGATCGACCACACCACGATCGATCACCGCGGGCCCGAGTTCCAGAAGCTCGGCCAGGAAGTGCTCGAAGGCCTGAAAGCGGTCTTCAAAACGAAGAGCCCGGTCGTCATCTTCCCCGCTTCCGGCACCGGGGCGTGGGAAGCCGCGCTGGTGAATACGCTCTCCCCCGGCGACCGCGTGCTCATGTACGAGACCGGCCACTTCGCGACGCTCTGGAACGGCATGGCGAAGCGTCTGGGCATCGTTCCCGAGTTCATCGCCGGCGACTGGCGGCACGGCGCCGATGCCGCGGCGATCGAAGCTCGCCTGGCGGAAGACAAGTCGCACACCATCAAAGCGGTCTGCGTGGTGCACAACGAGACGTCGACCGGCGCCACCAGCCGCATCGGCGAAGTGCGCAAGGCGATCGACCGCGCCGGCCATCCCGCGCTCTTCATGGTCGATACGATCTCGTCGCTCGCTTCCATCGACTACCGCCACGACGAATGGGGCGTGGACGTGACCGTCGCCGGCTCGCAGAAAGGCCTCATGCTGCCGCCCGGACTCTCGTTCAATGCCGTGAGCGACAAAGCGCTCGCCGCGGGCAGGACCGCGCAGCTCCCGCGCTCGTACTGGTCGTGGGAAGAGATGCTCGGACCGAACAAGAACGGCTTCTTCCCGTACACACCTTCGACCAACCTGCTCTACGGGCTGCGCGAAGCGCTGAAGATGCTGGTCGAGGAAGAGGGTCTCGCGAACGTGTTCAAGCGGCACGACCGCCACGCCGAAGCGACGCGGCGCGCGGTGCGCGCATGGGGTCTCGAGATCCTGTGCCAGAACCCGGAAGAGTATTCGAGCTCTCTCACCGCGGTGTTGATGCCCGCCGGCCACAGCGAGATCGCTTTCCGCAAGGTCGTGCTCGACCGCTTCGACATGTCGCTCGGCAGCGGCCTCGGCAAGATCGCCGACAAGGTCTTCCGGATCGGCCATCTCGGCGACTTCAACGATCTCATGCTGATGGGCACGCTGTGCGGGGTCGAGATGGGCCTCGAGCTCGCGGGCGTGCCGCATCGCAAAGGCGGCGCGGCCGCGGCGATGGACTATCTCAGCGGCGCCAGCCAGGCCGAGCAGAGACAGGCCGCGTGATCCGCACGCTGTGGGTGATCGGGGCGCTGTTCGCGCTCCCTACGGCCGCGCAGTCGCAGAGCTATCCGGTCAAGCCGATCCGGCTCGTCGTGCCGTTCGCCCCCGGCGGCGGCACCGACATCATCGCGCGCCTCATCTCGCAGCAGCTCGGCGAAGCGCTCGGCCAGCCCGTCGTCGCCGACAACCGCGGCGGTGCGGGCAGCACGCTCGGCACCGAGATCGTCGCAAAGGCGCCGGCGGACGGTTATACGCTGCTCCTGGGCAACATCAGCCTCGCGTTCAACGCGACGCTCTATCAAAAGCTCTCGTACGACGCGCTGCGCGATCTCGCGCCGGTGACGCTGGTCGCGGTGCAGCCGAACATCCTGGTGATCCATCCGTCGGTGCCGGCGAAGACGTTCAAGGATTTCGTGGCGGTCGCGCGCGCGAACCCGGGCAAGTACACCTATGCATCGGCGGGTGTCGGCTCCGGCACGCACCTCGCGGCGGAGCTACTGAAGATGCTGACGAAGACCGACCTCGTGCACGTGCCCTACAAAGGCACCGGCCCGGCGCTCAACGATCTGATCGGCGGCCAGGTGCACATGATGGTCTCGACGTTCGCCTCCGCCCTGCCGCACGCGAAGAGCGGGCGGCTGCGCGCGCTCGCGGTGACGACGGCGAAGCGCTCCAATGCCGCGCCCGAGGTGCCGACGCTGATCGAATCGGGTGTGGCGGGATTCGAATACAGCACGTGGTACGGGCTGCTCGCGCCGGCCGGCGTGCGCAAGGACACCGTGCAGAAGCTCAACGCCGTGGCGAAGCAGGTTCTCGCGCGCGACGACCTGAAACAGAAGTTCGAAGCGCAGGGCGTCGATGCGCTGTGGAATACGCCCGCCGAGTTTTCGGCGTATCTGAAATCCGAGACGGCGAAATGGGCGAAGGTCGTGAAGGCGACGGGTGCCAAGGCGGAATAGAAGTGACGGCTAAGGCGGTGACGAACAACTCCCTGCTCCTCTCGCGCGACGGTGCGATCGCGACCGTGACCCTGAACAAGCCCGATCGGCTCAACGCGCTCGACCGCGGCATGTGGCAAGCGCTTCGCGACACGATGCGCGCGCTGTCCGCCGAAGACGGCCTGCGCTGCATCGTGCTGCGCGGCGCGGGCGGCAAGGCGTTCGCCGCGGGCGCCGACATCGCCGAATTCGCGACCGAGCGCGCGAACGCGCGGCAGGCGAGCGGTTACGGCGAGCTGATCCACGAAGCGATGCAGTCGGTCGGGCATTGCCGGCACCCGACGGTCGCGCTGATCGAAGGCGCGTGCATTGGGGGCGGGCTCGAGATCGCGGCGATGTGCGACCTTCGCATCTGCGGTCGATCGAGCCGCTTCGGCGTGCCGATCGCGCGCCTCGGCCTCACCATGGGTTACGGCGAGCTCGAGGGCCTGCTCTCGCTCGTCGGCCGCGCCGTCGCGCTCGAGATCCTGCTCGAAGGCCGTGTGTTCGGCGCGGACGAAGCGTTCCGCAAGGGGCTCGTGAACCGCGTCGTCGAAGACGCCGACGTCGAGCGCGAAGCGTACGCGACCGCCGGGCGCATCGCCGCCGGCGCGCCGCTGGTCGCGCGCTGGCACAAGCAGTTCGTCGAGCGCCTCTTCCCCCGCGTCGACATTCCCCCGGAAGAGTGGAACGAAGGCTACGCGTGCTTCGACACCGAGGACTACCGCGAAGGCGTCGCGGCGTTCCTCGCCAAGCGCACGCCTGCGTTCAAAGGCAAATAAAAAGCATCGACACGGAGGGCACGGAGCTCCACGGAGGACACGGAGGAAAACAAATACCTACAATTCCGAACGTTGCCTTTCGCCGCATGCAAGGCGCCACGCCGCATAAAACCTCCGTGTCCTCCGTGCCTTCCTCCGTGTCCTCCGTGTTCAAGCTTTTGATGTTGCTTTTGGCGGCCTCGACCGCCTACGCCCAGGCCGACTACGCGCGCGAGAAGCGCTGGGCCGACGAGATCACGCCGGCCATCATCGTCGGGGATCCGGTGCAGCTCGAGCTCCCGTCGGGCCGCAAGTTTCTCGGCATCTACGCGCCGTCCAAGCCGGCTGCCCCCGGTGTCATCGTCATTCACGGGCTGGGCGTGCATCCCGACTGGAACCTGATCAACGCGCTGCGCAGCCGGCTCTCGGACGAAGGCTACGCGACGCTGTCGATCCAGATGCCGGTGCTGGCGGCCGACGCCAAGGCGGATCAGTACCCGCCGGTCTTTCCGGAAGCCGCCCAGCGCATCGCTGCGGCGGTGCGCTTCCTGCGCGCGAAAGGCCATCCGAAGGTCGCCGCCGTGGCGCACAGCCTCGGAGCTCGGATGGCGAACCACTACGTCGAGCGCGGCGACGGCCTGGACGCCTGGGTCGCGATCGGGATCACCGCGCCCTACAGCGGCGGCGAGCGCTTCAAAGTGCCGGTCCTGGACGTGTACGGCGAGCGCGATTACCCCGCGGTGCGCGATAATGCGCGGGAGCGCGCCGCCGTCCTCGCGCGCGTGAAGGGTTCGGCGCAGGTCGAAGTCGCCGGCGCGGACCATTTCTTCGGCGGACACGAAGCCGAGCTCGTTCGCACGATCAAGCTCTTTCTCGATCGACGCTTACGCTGATCGAGAACGAGCAGTGTTAAGTGTTTAGTGTTGAGTTGGTGGCGGCAGGCACCCACGCTTTTCACTCAACACTCAACACTTAACACTCAACACTCGTTCACGCAGTGAACCGTATAGACGCCTATCTCTCGACCGTGCCGCCTTCGCGGCTGCTCGCCGCGTGCCTGCTGCTGGTGAGCATCATCGGCGTGGTCGATTTCTTCACCGGCTACGAGATGAACTTCGCGATGGTCTATCTCGCGCCGATCTTCATCACCGCGTGGGCGCTCGGCACGCACGCCGCGATCGTGATGTCGATCATCGCGACCACCGCGTGGTACCTGTCGATCCTGCACATGCACTACAACTACTCCCAGCCGTGGCTGCACATCTGGGACGGCGGGATCCAGTTCGCGATGTTCGTCATCTTCGGCGTCGTGATCGCGAAGCTCAAAGCCGCGCTCGGCCACGCCGACGAGCGGTTCGCCACGGTGCTCGAAGGCCTGGACGCGGCGGTCTACGTGTCCGACCTCGAGACCGGCGAAGTCGTCTATGCGAACGAGCAGTTCCGCCGCGCGTTCCCGCCCGCGAGCAACGTGCCCGCGATCCCGCGCGACGTGAACCAGGGCGAGTTCCACGACCCCGCGCGCGGCAAGTGGTATCTGGTGCACTCGCGTCCATTGCGCTGGATCGACGGGCGCATGGTGCGATTGCAGCTCGCCACCGACATCACCGAGCGCCGCCGCGGCGAAGCGCTGTTCCGCCAGCAGCAGGAGAAGATGCAGATGACCGCGCGGCTGGTGACCGTCGGCGAGATGGCGACGACGCTCGCGCACGAGCTCAACCAGCCGCTGGCGGCGATCACCAACTACAGCATGGGCTGCGTGCGCCGCTTGCGCTCGGGCAACTGGCAGGAAGCCGAGATCCTCGAAGCGATGGAGAAGGGCGCGGCGCAGGCCGAGCGCGCGAGCAAGGTCATCCAGCGCGTGCGCTCGTTCGTCGCGCGCCGCGCGCCGAACCTCGTGCCGTGCGACATCAACGAGGTGATCTCCGGCGTCGCGTCGATGCTGTCGGTGGAGGCGCGCCAACTCTTCGCGACGGTCTCGCTCGATCTCTCCGACGTGATTCCGTACGTGCACGCCGACCCGGTGCTGATGGAGCAGGTGATCCTCAACCTCGCGCGCAACGGAATCGAAGCGATGGACGACAACCCGTCGGAGGAGCGCCGGCTCACGATACGCACGCGCGCGTACGAAGACGAGACGGTCGAGATCGAGATCGTCGATCGCGGCCGCGGCATCGACCCGCAGCAGGAAGCGAATCTCTTCACTCCGTTCTTCTCGACCAAACCGCAGGGCACCGGTCTCGGCCTGCACATCTGCCGCTCGATCGTCGAAGCGCACGGCGGCCATGTGTGGGTCACGCACAACGGCCGCGATCCCGGCGTCACTTTCCACTTCTCTCTCAAATCGGTGTACGCATGAACGCGCCCGCTCCCGCCACTCTGGTGTATGTCGTCGACGATGACGAAGCGATGCGTGATTCGCTTCGCTGGCTGCTCGAATCGACCGGCTATCGCGTGAGCGCGTACTCGACCGCCGAACGCTTCCTCTCGGCATACAAGCCGGGCATGGCGGCGTGCGTGGTGCTCGACGTGCGCATGCCGGGACTGTCGGGACTCGAGCTCCAGCAGGAGCTCAACCGCCGCGGCGAGCCCTTGCCGATCATCTTCATCACCGGCCACGGCGACGTGCCGATGGCGGTGAGCGCGGTGAAGAACGGCGCCTTCCACTTCCTCGAAAAGCCGTTCAAGGACGAGCAGCTGCTCGGACTGATCGAGCAGGCGGCCGTGATGCGCGAACCCGCTGCGACCGCCGGCGTCCGCGGCCGTTGCGCCGCAGCACGGCTGTCGACGCTGACCCAGCGCGAGCGCGAGGTCATGGATCTGGTCGTCGGAGGCTTGAAAAACAAGCAGATCGCCGAACAGCTCCGCATCAGCGTCAAGACCGTCGAAGCGCACCGCGCGCGGGCCATGGAGAAGATGGAAGTCAGCAGCGTCGCGGAGCTGGTGAAAGCGACGCTCGACGCGAAGTCCCGCGCCTAAGCGCCTCGAATCCAAGGCGATCTAACCGATTACACGTAGCGCCGGCAGGCGCCTAAGCGCGCCTTTGCGCCCCTGGCCCGGCCGCAGCATGCTGCGGCGCCGCGAAGGAGCGGGGTGGACTTTTCCGCTGCGCCGCACCGTGGAGTTTTATCCCTTGTACAGGGTTTTTCCTAATGGCCGTTCGACCGACGGGCCACCTAATATCGCGTTCCGTCGCTCAGCGGCGTCACTATTTCACACAAGTGGAGGGTACTCATGTCCAGTCATGCGGAAGCGCGGACGAAGGTCGCGCTACATGACAACAAGAACTTCATGTCGGGCCTGTTCTTCATAGGCACCGGCGCACTCGGCCTGTTCATGGCGCAGGACTATCCGATGGGAACCGCGCTGCGCATGGGGCCGGGTTATTTCCCCATCGTGCTGTCGAGCATGATCATCCTGTTCGGCATCTACTGCCTGATCCAGGGCCTTCTCAAACCCGAACCGCTGCCCGGCAACTGGTCGGTGCGCGCGCTCACCATCCTGCCGATCGCCACGATCATCTTCGGCCTGCTGATGGAGCACGCGGGATTCGTCCCGGCGCTGATCGCGCTCGTGCTGGTGTCGGCGTACGCCGGCAAGGAGTTCAAGTTCGTCGAGGTGCTCATCCTCGCGGTCGGCCTCACCATCGCGTCGTGGGCGCTCTTCATCTGGGGCCTCGGCCTCCCGTATCCGTTGTTCGTGGGGTACTAAGCCATGGAACTATTCAGCAACCTCTATCTCGGGTTTACCGTCGCGTTCTCGCTGCAGAACCTGTGGTTCTGCTTCGTGGGCTGCTTCCTCGGAACGCTGATCGGCGTGCTGCCCGGCATCGGACCGCTCGCGACCATCGCGATGCTGCTGCCGATCACCTTCAACGTGCCGCCGGTCTCCGCGCTCATCATGCTCGCGGGCATCTACTACGGCGCGCAGTACGGCGGCTCGACCACC
Protein-coding regions in this window:
- a CDS encoding tripartite tricarboxylate transporter substrate binding protein, with translation MIRTLWVIGALFALPTAAQSQSYPVKPIRLVVPFAPGGGTDIIARLISQQLGEALGQPVVADNRGGAGSTLGTEIVAKAPADGYTLLLGNISLAFNATLYQKLSYDALRDLAPVTLVAVQPNILVIHPSVPAKTFKDFVAVARANPGKYTYASAGVGSGTHLAAELLKMLTKTDLVHVPYKGTGPALNDLIGGQVHMMVSTFASALPHAKSGRLRALAVTTAKRSNAAPEVPTLIESGVAGFEYSTWYGLLAPAGVRKDTVQKLNAVAKQVLARDDLKQKFEAQGVDALWNTPAEFSAYLKSETAKWAKVVKATGAKAE
- a CDS encoding ATP-binding protein, encoding MNRIDAYLSTVPPSRLLAACLLLVSIIGVVDFFTGYEMNFAMVYLAPIFITAWALGTHAAIVMSIIATTAWYLSILHMHYNYSQPWLHIWDGGIQFAMFVIFGVVIAKLKAALGHADERFATVLEGLDAAVYVSDLETGEVVYANEQFRRAFPPASNVPAIPRDVNQGEFHDPARGKWYLVHSRPLRWIDGRMVRLQLATDITERRRGEALFRQQQEKMQMTARLVTVGEMATTLAHELNQPLAAITNYSMGCVRRLRSGNWQEAEILEAMEKGAAQAERASKVIQRVRSFVARRAPNLVPCDINEVISGVASMLSVEARQLFATVSLDLSDVIPYVHADPVLMEQVILNLARNGIEAMDDNPSEERRLTIRTRAYEDETVEIEIVDRGRGIDPQQEANLFTPFFSTKPQGTGLGLHICRSIVEAHGGHVWVTHNGRDPGVTFHFSLKSVYA
- a CDS encoding enoyl-CoA hydratase-related protein — encoded protein: MTNNSLLLSRDGAIATVTLNKPDRLNALDRGMWQALRDTMRALSAEDGLRCIVLRGAGGKAFAAGADIAEFATERANARQASGYGELIHEAMQSVGHCRHPTVALIEGACIGGGLEIAAMCDLRICGRSSRFGVPIARLGLTMGYGELEGLLSLVGRAVALEILLEGRVFGADEAFRKGLVNRVVEDADVEREAYATAGRIAAGAPLVARWHKQFVERLFPRVDIPPEEWNEGYACFDTEDYREGVAAFLAKRTPAFKGK
- a CDS encoding aminotransferase class V-fold PLP-dependent enzyme, which translates into the protein MGHNAGRHFLQIPGPTNVPDRILRAIDHTTIDHRGPEFQKLGQEVLEGLKAVFKTKSPVVIFPASGTGAWEAALVNTLSPGDRVLMYETGHFATLWNGMAKRLGIVPEFIAGDWRHGADAAAIEARLAEDKSHTIKAVCVVHNETSTGATSRIGEVRKAIDRAGHPALFMVDTISSLASIDYRHDEWGVDVTVAGSQKGLMLPPGLSFNAVSDKALAAGRTAQLPRSYWSWEEMLGPNKNGFFPYTPSTNLLYGLREALKMLVEEEGLANVFKRHDRHAEATRRAVRAWGLEILCQNPEEYSSSLTAVLMPAGHSEIAFRKVVLDRFDMSLGSGLGKIADKVFRIGHLGDFNDLMLMGTLCGVEMGLELAGVPHRKGGAAAAMDYLSGASQAEQRQAA
- a CDS encoding response regulator, with amino-acid sequence MNAPAPATLVYVVDDDEAMRDSLRWLLESTGYRVSAYSTAERFLSAYKPGMAACVVLDVRMPGLSGLELQQELNRRGEPLPIIFITGHGDVPMAVSAVKNGAFHFLEKPFKDEQLLGLIEQAAVMREPAATAGVRGRCAAARLSTLTQREREVMDLVVGGLKNKQIAEQLRISVKTVEAHRARAMEKMEVSSVAELVKATLDAKSRA
- a CDS encoding tripartite tricarboxylate transporter permease, with amino-acid sequence MELFSNLYLGFTVAFSLQNLWFCFVGCFLGTLIGVLPGIGPLATIAMLLPITFNVPPVSALIMLAGIYYGAQYGGSTT
- a CDS encoding DUF3530 family protein, translating into MLLLAASTAYAQADYAREKRWADEITPAIIVGDPVQLELPSGRKFLGIYAPSKPAAPGVIVIHGLGVHPDWNLINALRSRLSDEGYATLSIQMPVLAADAKADQYPPVFPEAAQRIAAAVRFLRAKGHPKVAAVAHSLGARMANHYVERGDGLDAWVAIGITAPYSGGERFKVPVLDVYGERDYPAVRDNARERAAVLARVKGSAQVEVAGADHFFGGHEAELVRTIKLFLDRRLR
- a CDS encoding tripartite tricarboxylate transporter TctB family protein produces the protein MSSHAEARTKVALHDNKNFMSGLFFIGTGALGLFMAQDYPMGTALRMGPGYFPIVLSSMIILFGIYCLIQGLLKPEPLPGNWSVRALTILPIATIIFGLLMEHAGFVPALIALVLVSAYAGKEFKFVEVLILAVGLTIASWALFIWGLGLPYPLFVGY